In the genome of Acidobacteriota bacterium, the window ACCTGGTCCCGCTTCCATGAGGCGGTCCAGTTCCTGAACGCCAGCGATCCCGTTCCCGTCGAAGTGGTGGCCCGCTCCGATCGGCCCCATAACTTCAAGTTGAGCGGCATCTACCAGTTGCCCTTTGGGAAGAACAGCCGGTTCGGAGGTTGGCAGGTTTCGGCGGTGTGGCAGCTCCAGAGCGGCTTCCCGCTGAACTTCGGCGACGTCTTCACCACGGACAGCTTCAGTCCCGACCGTCTTGGCGGCGGTGGCACGGTGGAGCGGTGGTTCAACACCAACGCCGGATTCGTACGCAATCCCAGTGACGCGCCGGAAGGGACCCACAAGCGGACCTTTCCTCTCCGCTTCGCGCAGTTGCGTTCGGACATCGTTGATTTCTGGGATCTCAGCATCATCAAGGACACTTTCATCAACGACACTCACAAGATCCGTTTCCAGGCCCAGTTGCTGAACGCTTTGAACCATGCGAGCTTTGGGAATGCCAACACCAATCCCACCAGCGGCAGCTTCGGCGTTGTCGGGTCGGACGTGACTTGGCCGCGGCGCGTCATGTTCAGCGTCAAGTGGATGTTCTAGTTTCTGGATGAGGCTGTCCCGGACAGCCTTCCGGAACGATCCGTTGAAAGAAGAGGGGCGGGAGGCGACTCCCGCCCCTTTTTTGTCTTGGCGTTTTGAACGCTGCCCCGGTTGGGGGAGGAGAGGCCTTGCCGATTCCGTTTGTTGTGTCGGCGCTGTTTTTGCTGCTCGCCGGTCCCAATCCGGTTCTCCAGGAACAGGGGGATCCTGCGCGTCATTACCAGCAGGCCAGTGAGCTGTTGGCCCAGGGGGAACTCTCCCGGGCCGAGGCGGAGGTTCGCCTGGCCTTGGCCGCCGCTCCGCGTTGGCCGGCGGCCCTGAATCTGTGGGGGATCATTTTCCGGCGCCAGGGTCGAGTGCAGGAGGCCGTCCGGAGCTTCGAGCGGGCGCTGGCCCTGAACCCGGATCACGTGGCGGCCGGGAGCAACCTGGGCTACGCCCTGCTTTCTCTGGGACAGCACCGGCAGGCCCTGGCTTGTTTCGATCGGGTCCTGGAGTTGGACTCGAACCATTCGGCGGCTTGGGCCGGGCGTGCGCGGGTCCTGTTGGCCCGAGACGATCTGCGGGCGGCTCTGCCGGCGGCTCTTAGAGCCGAGAAGTCGGCTCCCGGCGATCCGGAATTACTGCTCCTGCTCTCCGAGATCCTCTTCCGAAGCGGCCAGAAGGACCAGGGTTTGAAGCGTGCCCGGCAGGTTGCAGCGCTGGCCCACGACAACGGTCCCGGCCTCAGGCTTCTGGGCCTTTTTCTCCTGCAACAGGGACAATCGGAGGCGGCCCTCCCACACCTGGAGCGGGCCCTGGAACTGGGGACTCGCGACGGGCAACTGCTCCAGTCGCTGGGTTACGGCTATCTCACCTCCAGCCGCCTCGCCAAGGCCGTTCCGTTGCTGGAAAGGACGATCCGGATGCATCCGGAGCGGGCGCACCCGTACTACCTGCTGGGGATCGGATACGAGATGCAGGGCCGGCACCGCGAGGCCGTCCGCCAGTTGGAGAAGGTTCTGGAGCGGGAACCGGATCATCTGGAGGCCACCCATCGCTACGGAATCAACCTCTACAAGAGCGGTTCGCCGGAAGCGGCCTGGGAACCCTTCGGCGGGGTCCTCCGGGAAGACCCTGAGCGGATCGAGGCGCTTTACTACCGCGCCCAGATCCTGTGGCTCAGGAACGACTACCGGAAAGCGGAACTCCTGCTGAACCGTGTCCTGTCCCTGGATCCCAAACACGCGGCCGCCCACTTCAAGCTGGCCCAGGTCTACACTCGCCTGGACGAGCCGGAAGCGGCCTCACGCCATAGGGGGAAGTACCAGAGCCTCCGGGCCCAATACTCCACTCATCTGAAAGAAGTGATCTTCCGTATCCCCTGATCGGGATACCGGAATTTACTGAGCGGTTGGAGCCCGGCCTCCCAGGGTGCGAACCCCTGCCAAGCTCAGATCGAAGGCATGGTCGATCTTCAGCTCATCACCCTGGCGCACCAGGACCAGGAGCGGCAGCGGCTCGCCCCACGCCGTGACCAGTTGGCAGAAGATCCTCTTTCCCAGGGTGTTGCCGTCCCGGATTCGGCTGCCCGCGATCCGGTCTCTCGACCGGCCGTCGCCGTAGACGGATGAGGCAATGGACCGGAAGCTCTGAAAGTCGCCGTAGAGAGCCTGTGAAGACGGCGTCAGCAGGTCCCAGATCTCCCGGTACCTGCCGTGAAGCAAAGCCTGCTTGTAACGGAGATAGAACCGGTTCACCGCCCGGGCCACCCGGGAGCTTTCTCTGGGGTCAACCTGGACCGAGCCGGGCAAGAGAGCCCGCCGCGACCGTTGCCGCTCGAATGCCTTGACCTTTTGGAACCGGTCCAGGATCTTCCGGGCCTCCTCCGACTGGCCCAGCTTTCGGTGCAAGGTCCCCAAGTGAAACAGGGCTGCTTCGTGGTCCGGCTCCCGGTCCACGACTGCAAGGAACGCGGCCAGAGCGTCTTGGTCCCTCCCAGCGGCGGCGAATGCCTTTCCCAGCAAGAGGCGGGAGTTGACCGAGCGCGGGTTGAGCCGTAGCGCTCCCTCCAGCTTGGAGATGGCCTCCTGGGGCCGGTCCAGGTCCAGCAGCGTCGATCCCAGGAAGTAGTGGCCGGCGTAATCGTCCGGGTCCTGACGGACGCACTCGGCGTAGGTTTCCCGCGCGGGTTCAACTCGTCCTTGTGAGGCCTGGGCATACCCCAGGTGAAGGCAGGCGCCCTCGGCGTCCGGGTCCAGCTCCAGGGTTCGGGCGAAGGCCGTTTCCGCCTCCCGGAAGCGTTTCATCTTGAGCCAGGTGCGTCCCAGGGCGTCCTGCAGCAGAGGCGAGACCGGATTGGCCTGGATGCCGGCGGAGAAGACCGCCGACGCAGCTTCAGGAAGCTCGTGGACCAGGAAAACACCCCCCAATGAGAGGAATTCGTGCTCTTCCGACCGCAGTGTTGCGGCAAATTGCTTCAATTCCTCCCCGATGGGAGCTTGGTGGAAAAAGCTCACGGCCGGTGTTGCCGGAGCCGTGGATCGGACCAGACGCGCGAACTGTCCGGCGGCGGCCGAGCTTTGTCCCAAGCGGAGATAGGCGAGCGCCAGGTTCAACCGGGCGGTGGACCAGTTGGGGCGCAGTTGCAGGGCGCGCAGATAACAGGAGGGAGCCCGGGCCGTTTCTCCCGCTCTCTCCCGGGTGGTTCCCAGAAGGTTCTGGAGCGAGGCATCAGGCGGGGCCGTCTGAATCAGGGCCTCCAGGGAGCGCGCCGCCTGGGCATAGGACTCGGAACGAAGCAGGGAATAGACCTCAGCCAGCCTTTCCTCCGTCGTTTGGGCGAAACCTGTGGGGCCCAGGACTCCCAGGATGAGCACGCATAGGAGGGGGGACTTTCTTGTCCCCCATATTCTCGGAATCGGCGGCTGGAAACCCCCGCTCCTATCGATTCGAGTCATCGGTCCTTCCCCGGCCTCTTTTGGATCACTCCTTTTGTTTCCTGCACCGTGTAGAAGTGGTTGGCTTCCAAATTGGGAAGCTCCTGGACCCGGCCATCCGGCCATCGGATTGTCACCTGGGCAACAAGACCGTCTCCCAGGCCGAAGTGGGTTCGGAGATCGTTGTGAGACATGAAGCTGGCGCCGCTACGGACCTCCCTCATTTGCCGGACGTCACCGGTTTGGACTTGAATCCGCGCTCCGACGCCGTCCCGGTTGCTTCGAGTTCCCATCAAACGGAAGGAGATGAAATTTCGCCGGTTGCCACCCCGATTCTCCAACAACTCGGGCAGCCCGTCGATATTGGTCACCACCACGTCCAGGTCCCCGTCGTTGTCGTAGTCGGCGAAAGCGGCTCCCCGCCCGCCGTTGGGACGGGTCAGGGCCGCCCCCGCCTCCCGGGTGACCTCGATAAAGTGGCCGGCTCCAGTGTTTCTGAACAGTAGCTTGGTCTGGAGGTACTTGTAGTCGAGCCGCTCCGCCTCGGGGTAGAGATGGCCGTTGACCATGAACAGGTCCAGCCAGGTGTCATTGTCGTAGTCGATGAAACCGGCTCCCCAGCCCAGGTGGAGCAGACTGGGGGCGCCGAGTCCCAGCGGACCCGTGCGGTCCGAGAAGGTTCCGTCGCGATTCGCCTTGAAGAGCGTGTTGACGTCGCCGGAGAAGTTGGTCGTGAAAATTGAGAGATGTCCGCTGTGGTCGAAGTCGCCGGCGTCGACCCCCATCCGGGCCTGTTCCCGGCCGTCCTCGCTGAAGGCGCATCCGGCCAGCACGGCGTTGTCGGTGAAGGTGCCGTCGCCGTTGTTGCGCCAGAGGTTGGCCGGAGTGGCGTCGTTGGCTACGTAGATGTCCTGGAGGCCGTCGTTGTCGTAGTCCAGAAAGAGGACGCCGAGGCCGTTGTAGGGCTCACCGCTCCGGATGCCTGCAGAGATGGAGACGTCCTGGAAGGTGCCGTCGCCGTTGTTGCGATAGAGCAGGTCGGGGCTCCCCGCGTAGCGCCGCGGACCGCAAGTGACGCGCAGACCGGAAAAGAGGCATGCGGTGGGATAGCTCTCCGGCGAGAACTCCACATACCGGGCTACGTAGAGATCCAGGAAGCCGTCCCGATCGTAGTCGCCGAAGGCGGCTCCGGCGGACCACCCGCCACCCCGGACCCCGGCTTCCTCCGAGAACTCCTGGAAGGTTCCATCTCCCTGGTTCCGGAAGAGGAGATTCCGTCCGTAGCCGGTGACGAACAGATCGAGGTCTCCATCATTGTCAATGTCGGCGGCCACGGTCCCCATGGCCCAGAGGTCGCCCCCGGATACACCGGCACGGCGGGTCACGTCCTCGAAGGTCCCGTCGCCGCGATTCCGATAGAGCGCGCCTCCTGGAGGCGGCTCCGGGTCCCGTCCGCGGATCTTGTCCAGGGAAGACCCGTTGGCCAGGTACAGATCCACCCAGCCGTCTCTGTCGTAGTCGAACCAGGCGGCACCGTGTCCGAGAGTTTCCAACAGGGCGTCTTTCTTGGGTCCCCCCGAGAGGTCTTCCAGGATGACGCCTGCCGGAGTGGCCCGGTCGACGAAGGTGACTTGGCCAGAATGGCCCCATGCCGGAGCGAGCGACACCAATGCGGCGATGAGAAATGGACGTCGAGCCGCCAGGAGACGGTCTGTAACGATCTGGATCAGGCCCACCGACTCGCTCCGCGGGGGCTGATGGCATCGGCTTGATCGCGGCGTCTGACGGTGCAGCGGACGGTTTGTATCCAGCGGTTGTCGTAGCGGTTGATCCGGCCCAGGTCTTCCTGTGGCGGTTGGGTCTGGCCGTGATCATCGAAGGCTCTGACCTGTAGCGCATATGGACCGGTCCGGGAAGGCTCCCAGGTGTGGTGCCAACGGACCCAGGCGCATGGTTTAGGTGTGTCCTGGAGTTCGGCCCGGGTCCAAGACCTGCCCCCGTCGCTACTGACCTCGACCCTTTCGACGGTCCGGCATCCGGCCCAAGCCCGGCCCCGGACGACGTGAGAACCGGGACTCAGGGTCTCGCGGTCGACGGGGGAGTCAATTTGGGACTTTACGCCCATGCGCGTCACCGGAGTCAAGACCGGTTCTCCCGTGTTGGGATGGCGCCGGGCCGTGAAGTAGCGTTTGGCCATGTAGAAACCCCGGAACGGCTCGGCCACCACCCGGATTCGTGTCAGCCACTTGACGTGGGCCATTCCATACCAGCCGGGGACGATGGCCCGGGCCGGATGGCCGTGCTCCGGGGTCAGGGGCTGACCGTTCATCTCCAGAGCGACGAGAGTCCCGGCAGCCACGGCGTCCTCCAGAAGCAGGCTTCGCGCATAGGTCACGGGGACCATCTCCAGTTCGTCCAGGCCCCGGTCGGCGCCCTCGAGGACGACTTCTTGGGCGTCATCCTCGACGCCGGCCTCCTCAAGAAGCCGGGCCAGGGGCACGCCCCGCCACTGGGCGTTTCCCACCAATGAACCACCGGGGAGGTTTTCGGCGCACTCTACGGTGACGGTGCGGGATTCCTGCTCCATATCTCGGAGCTGAGACCACGTCCACTCCCGTGGCCGGAGGACGTTTCCGTCCACCGCAAGTCGCCATTCATCGCGATTGATGGAAGGAGTCCCCAGGTGACTCCGGACGAAGAAGCGCTCCACCGGGGTGAGCCAGTCCGATGTGGGGGATTCAGTCGGTGGTGGAGTCGGGGAGGCGCGCAGGGTAGGCCAGGCCGGCGCCATGGCCAGCCCCATTGCTTTCAGGAAGGTACGGCGACAGGCCCTCCCCAAGGGAGTCGCGATCGTCGGCCGGGCCGAACCGTGAGTCGCCATCCCGGTCATTCCCCAGATCTCGGGTGAAGGTCCGTCTTCTTCCGGGCGTGAGTGCAAAAATAGCAACAGGGATTGGAGCAGAGCAGGGCGTCGGACCGTTCCCTGAGGATTTCCATCGTGGTCTCGATGACGTCCAAGCCTCTCACCAACTGGCACTTCGCGGCCTCGATCTTGAAGTCCCGGATCAAACCCTTCTGTCTGAGGGGCATCTCGATGACGCCAAATCCGGTGCTGCAGCCCGGCTCGTCGTTCAGGTCCACGTTCACCACCTCGCCGGAAGGCGTCCTCACCGGGGCCGATCGGGGAAAGTTGGGATCGTAGGGGACGCCCCGGTAGGGAACTTGGGCGTAAGCCTCGCCGACGTGCATGGTGGAGTCGGTATCGTGTTTCACACCCAGCAGCAGGATGAATCCGCCGGCCCGGGCGATCCGGTCGATGGGTGAGTCGATGCCCGTGGATTCCGCGTTCCAGTGTTCCCGGGTGAATTCGGCGGCCTGACGGCCGATGGCGGCCACCGAATAGGTGGGATGGAGGCTTCGCACGGCGTCCGGGCGTTTGCGAAGGGTGTTGGTGATTAGGCCGGTCTGGGAATGTACGGTCGCGGGATCGAATACGTCCATCTCCAGGACGTAGTTGAAGGTGGGGACCATCAGCGTGCCGTCCTCTCCGAGGACCTCCAAGACGGCGTCGATCACGGTCTCGGCGCCGTCTTCGACCCGGCCCAGACTGTGAAGAGAGCTGTGCATCATCAGGAGGCGGGTCTGGTCCACGCCCCCTGCACGGAGAAAATTGACCAGATCGGATTTTTGGAGCAACCTCTTCATTTCAGCGGCCGTTTCCTGTGTGTTCTATTGTTTCATTGGAGTCCGGCGGCAGGAAAGCCGCCGGTCCCGGTCGGCGGTTAGGAAACCGTCGCTCCACAACTCATGGGACGGTTTTCTCCCGAACCGTCAGGATCTGATTGGCCGTGACGTTGTGGAGACTCTGCAGGTTCCCCGAGGGCCAGTGAATTTCCACCAGCTCCACGACGTCCGAGTGGCCGAGTCCCAGATGCACCCTGGGGTCGTGGCTGGAAAGGTAGCTGGCCGCCCGTTGGACCTCCCGGTGCAGTTCCCGGCCCCCGACACGGACCCGAATCCGGGCCCCCAGCCCGTCCCGATTGCTGTCGACTCCTTCCAGCCGGATCAGGAGCCAATGGTTCCGGTTGACTGAATCGTTTCGCAGCAGGTTGACGGGCCCCCCGTTGTTCGTGACCACGATGTCTATGTCGCCGTCGTTGTCCAGGTCTCCGAAGACGGCGCCCCGGCTCAGGTCCCGCACCTGCGACCAGGAGCCGGCCTCGCCGGAGCGTTCCCGGAAACTGCGCTCCCGATTCTCGTACAGCAGGTTCTCCTGGCGAAAAAAGACGTAATCGCGGAGCTGGTTGATGGTGGGATCGATGTGGCCGTTGGCGACGAACGCATCCAGGTCTCCGTCGTTGTCGTAGTCGAAGAAACGGGCCCCGAATCCCACCTTGACGTAGCTTTTCTCCAGGATGCCCGACTGGTAGGTGACCTCGTTGAAGTAGGCCCCGGCCCTGCGGAAGAGGGCGTTCCCCTCGTCAGCGAAATTGGTCACCAGGAGATCCATCCGGCCATCTCCGTCGTAGTCGCCGAAGTCGACCCCCATTCCGGCCCGGGGATGGCCGTTCTCGTCCAGAGCCACCCCCTGGTCGAAGCCCACCTCCTGAAACGTGCCGTCGCGGTTGTTCCGAAACAGGAAGTCCGCCACCGTGTCGTTGGCCACGAAGACGTCCGGATATCCGTCCGGCTCCAAGTCGGTGAAGGCCACGCCCAAGGCTTTCCCTTGCGCGTGGCCAATGCCGCTGCTCTTGCTCCGGTCCTGAAACCTGCCGTTCCCCTGGTTCCGGTACAGCACGCTGGCATCGGTCTCGAAGGTCGTGGGGTGGCAGTAGTTCCTGCGGCCGGCGGTGTGACAGGGAGTTTCGTCGCCGGGATCGTAGCCGACGTAGTTGCAGACGAACAGATCCAGGAGTCCGTCCCGGTCGTAGTCGAAGAATCCGGCGCTGGAGCCCCAGTGCCCCGCATTTTCGACGCCCGCCTCTCGGGAGACGTCCCGGAAACGGCCGTCTCCCTGGTTCCGGAACAGGTAGCTCCGGGGATACCCGGTGACGTAAAGGTCGGGGTCGCCGTCGTTGTCGTAGTCTCCGGCCGCCGCCCCCATCCCGTAGGTTCGAATCAGCAGGCCGGACGACTGCGTGACGTCCCGAAACGTGCCGTCCCCCCGGTTCCGGTAGAGCCGGCTGCGGGATTCTTCATTGTTTCGTGGAGGGATACTGCTTCCGGCGACGACAAAAAGGTCCAGGTAGCCGTCTCCGTCGAAGTCCAGGAGGGCGGCGCCCGATCCCATGATCTCCAGCAGGTGGTACCCGCCATCGGCGCCCTTGTAATGGCGGAAGTCTATTCCAGCCTCCCGCGTCCGGTCCGAAAACCGGGGAACACCCTCCTGGGTCTCCGCGTTGGCCAGGCCGTCTCCGGACGCAACCAGGGAGAGGATCAGGAGACTGGGGCCGAATCTCATGTCCTCTTTCGATCCCCGAAGGTGAGGCCTTGGATCTTCTCAGGCGAGGGCCGGCGGAAGAGAAAACCGCCCAGCCCCGCCACGATCATGCCCAGGGTGAAGGAGAACGGGATTCCCCACATCCAGGAGATGGCCCTTTCCATCCCGAACCATTCCTTGCTGAAGCTCACGAACAGGGAGACGGACGCCGCCAGGAAAAAGCCCAGCAGGATCGCTTGCGGTCCGACCCTGCGAAACAGGATGCCTCCGAAAAAGAGGACGGCGATGGGACCCACGAAGACATCGTTGACCCGGCCGCTCAGGTCCAGGATGTTCCAGTCGGTCCGGCTCATGACCACGGCGATGATGACGGCCACTCCGATTCCCAAGACGCCGGCCCCGGCGGCCACTCCCTTGTCCAGCAGCAGGCCCCGCCGGGAGCCCTTGCGACGGCCGCCGAAATGGGTCGTCAGGACGCCGGAGATGGAGTTGATGGCCGAGCTGAGGCTGGACATGGCCGCCGACAGCAGGGCCGCCATGACCAGGCCGGAAACTCCGGTGGGCAATTGCTGGGCGATGAAGCGCGGCATGAGCCGATCGCCCTCGGGAGCGATCTTGGCCTGGAACTCCGCCACCGGAAGGTTGGAGATGTGGGCGTAGAAGGCGAACAGGGCCAGGCCGCAGATCGCCAGGGTCGTGTAGAGGACGACGTTGGACCAGGCGTAGACCCAGACGGAGCGACGAGCCGCCTTGACGGAGGGAGTCGAAAGATAGCGCTGGATTGCCACCTGGTCGCCGCCGTTGGCGCAGATGTTCCAGAACAGGATGTTGAGCATGATGCCGACGATGGTGATGCGAACCGTGGGATCGAAGCTGAAGACCTGCATCTCGCCCCGTCCGGCTTCGGAGAAGGTCTCCCACCATCCCATGGGTCCCGTCCCCACCAGGTAGTAGACGTAAATGGGGATGGAGAGCGCGCCCGCCAGCAGGATCCAGAGCTGCAGGTTGTCGGTCCAGATGACGGTCCGAAACCCCCCCACGCTGGTGTAGAAGGTGGTGATGATCCCCAACAGGATGATGGTGGTGAACAGCCCCAGGCCCGAGATTTCGGAGAAGGCGAAGCTGGCCGTGTAGATGATGATCCCGGACCAGATCAGGGTCCGGAAGACGAACAGGGTGGAGGCCAGGGTGCCGGTGCCCCGGTCGAATCGCCGGCCCACGTATTCGTAGGCGCTGGTGATCTCGAGCCCCTTGATGGTGGGGATCAGGATCCGGTTCACGATGGGGATCACCAGCGGCGCCACGATCAGGCCGAAACAGTAGGCGAAGCCGTAACGGATCACTTCTCCGGGAACCGAGAGGTAGCTGATGGTGGAGAGGATGGTGGCCAGGACGCTGCCGCCGGCCAGAAACCAGAAGACCTTCCGGTCGCCCAGGAAATACTCGTCACGGGATTTCTGGCGGCGCGAAAAATAGATTCCGATGAGCGAGAGGCATCCCATGTAGGCGATGATGACCAGGATATCGATGGGGTTGAGATTCATTTAGTCTGTCCTGAAGGTCAGATGCGCTGCATTTTCTGATAAATCAGATCAAGTTTCGGAAATACCCTTCACTCCGGATCACGTCTCGGGCCCACTCCTTCTCCGGTTCCGAGACCGGCTTCAGCGGAGGCCGGGGAGCGCTGGACTGGAGGAAGCCGAAAGCTTCGATCAGTGCCTTGTCCACGGCCACGTCGGTATAGCCGCGCCGGCTCAGGGGCCAGTAGATCTGGTCCATGCAGCGGTCGAATTCCACCTGCATCGCTTCGGCCCGTTCCCATTCCTGGTCCTTGCAGGCCTGGTGCCAGGTCTGGGCGAAACGGGGCGCCAGGCTGGTCAGGAGGGAGAAGGCCCCGTAGCCGCCCTGCTTCATGGAGCGGACCATCCAGTCGTCCAGGCTGAGGTGCCTCAAGGAAGCGGAATGCTCCTGCAGCCCGTCCCAGAATTCTTGTGACAACTGCCCCTGCTTTGTGCCCCAGAGGTTGGGCACGTCCAGCAACGACGCGTATTCGTGAGGCTCGAATTTCACCTCCGGGGCGTAGCTGGTGTTGTAGTGGACGATTCCCAGGGAAGGACAGGCGTTGGCGATGGCGCGCAACGCACCGCCGCGCTCCTCGACGCTCAAGGGAATGAAGTGGGGCGGAATGGCCAGGACCGCGTCGGCGCCGGCCTCGGCCAGCCACTGGACCGTCTCCAGGATTCCGCCCAATCGAACCGAGGTCGCCCCCACCACCTTGAGCGTCTCCGGTCCCGCCTCCTCGACGAAGATCCTCACGGCTCGCCGGTACTCGTCGGGAGAAACGTTGAAGAGCTCACCGCTGGTGCCCAAGAGGTACATGGCCTCGAGGCCCTCGCCGCGGTAGGCGCGAATATTATTCCGGAGGGCGGTCTCGTCCATGCTCCAGTCGGCGTTGAAGCACATGGGAATGTTGGCGATCACGCCCTGCAATCTTTCTTTCATGGGGATTCGGGCTCCTTTCCGAGCTTCGCTTCGAGTTGCTTGATCTGCTCCATCAGGAATTCGTCGCCGGGCTTCAACTTCAAGGCCGCCCGGATGGCATCCAGGGCTTCCCGGAGATGTCCCAGAGAAGCGAGTGACAGGCCCAAGTTGACTTGAGCCGCCAGCAGACCCGGTTCGATCTCCAGCGCGCGGCGAAAGGCCTCGACCGCCTCTTCCACCTTTCCCGTGGCTGCCAGCGTCGCCCCCAGGTTGGTGTGGGCGGTCGCCATTTCGGGAGCCAGCGCAATGGCTCTGCGGAAAGAAGCGATGGCCGGTCCGGCCGCCCTCGCTGCGTAGTGTTGAAGCCCCAGATTGTAGTGGGCGCTGGCGAAATTGGGCTCAAGACGGATCGCTTCCTGGAAAGCCTTCGTGGCTTGTGGTCCGAGATTCTGCCGGGACAGGGCCAAGCCCAGGTTGTTGTAGGCATCGGGAAGATCCGGGTCCAGGCGCAAGCTGGATTGCAAGACCTGTGTGGCCTCTGTCAGCCGACCCAATTCCAACAAGGCATAGCCCAGTTGCGTCAGGCTGACCGTGTCGTCCGGCTTGACCGCAAGGGTGTTTCGAAGCATGGCCAGACCCTGTTCCAGGGATCCTTGCCCCGACAGCGCCAGCCACTGGTTGCGCAGGGCCGGCAGGTAGTCTCGTTGCCGGCGAAGGGCATCCTGGTGGAGGCGGACGGCGTCCTTGAACCTGCCCTCCGCCAAGTAGGCGTCCCCCAACTCGAAGTAAAAGCCTGCGTGGAGAGGACGTTGGGCCTCCAGGACCTTTTCCAGCCTGGGAATTCCGGACTTCAGGTTGGCGTCCTGTTTGACTTGAGCCAGCGCGTCGTAGAGCTCGATCCGGCCTGATTCGGCGGGACCCGGCGGATA includes:
- a CDS encoding sodium/solute symporter (Members of the Solute:Sodium Symporter (SSS), TC 2.A.21 as described in tcdb.org, catalyze solute:Na+ symport. Known solutes for members of the family include sugars, amino acids, nucleosides, inositols, vitamins, urea or anions, depending on the system.), whose amino-acid sequence is MNLNPIDILVIIAYMGCLSLIGIYFSRRQKSRDEYFLGDRKVFWFLAGGSVLATILSTISYLSVPGEVIRYGFAYCFGLIVAPLVIPIVNRILIPTIKGLEITSAYEYVGRRFDRGTGTLASTLFVFRTLIWSGIIIYTASFAFSEISGLGLFTTIILLGIITTFYTSVGGFRTVIWTDNLQLWILLAGALSIPIYVYYLVGTGPMGWWETFSEAGRGEMQVFSFDPTVRITIVGIMLNILFWNICANGGDQVAIQRYLSTPSVKAARRSVWVYAWSNVVLYTTLAICGLALFAFYAHISNLPVAEFQAKIAPEGDRLMPRFIAQQLPTGVSGLVMAALLSAAMSSLSSAINSISGVLTTHFGGRRKGSRRGLLLDKGVAAGAGVLGIGVAVIIAVVMSRTDWNILDLSGRVNDVFVGPIAVLFFGGILFRRVGPQAILLGFFLAASVSLFVSFSKEWFGMERAISWMWGIPFSFTLGMIVAGLGGFLFRRPSPEKIQGLTFGDRKRT
- a CDS encoding dihydrodipicolinate synthase family protein, whose translation is MKERLQGVIANIPMCFNADWSMDETALRNNIRAYRGEGLEAMYLLGTSGELFNVSPDEYRRAVRIFVEEAGPETLKVVGATSVRLGGILETVQWLAEAGADAVLAIPPHFIPLSVEERGGALRAIANACPSLGIVHYNTSYAPEVKFEPHEYASLLDVPNLWGTKQGQLSQEFWDGLQEHSASLRHLSLDDWMVRSMKQGGYGAFSLLTSLAPRFAQTWHQACKDQEWERAEAMQVEFDRCMDQIYWPLSRRGYTDVAVDKALIEAFGFLQSSAPRPPLKPVSEPEKEWARDVIRSEGYFRNLI